The proteins below come from a single Garra rufa chromosome 3, GarRuf1.0, whole genome shotgun sequence genomic window:
- the LOC141332004 gene encoding intelectin-like: MFLGILLSLSLNVWFCETTQKNCDTDINSEAAKVLGRMKYVARSCKEIRDKYQVKEDGLYYLISSRGILYHAFCDMTTAGGGWTLVASVHENNMYGKCTVGDRWSSQQGSNPNRPDGEGTWTNKVTFGAAEAATSDDYKNPGYYDIVAQDVSVWHVPNNSELEHWTSASFLRYHTGNHFLTDHGGNLFNLFKKFPVRFGIGTCLTDNGPAIPIVYDTGDAISTKNLYGPNSRARFEPGFITFRVFNYEKAAMAICSGVKPKACHTEHFCIGGGGHFPEEAPRQCGDFTSFDWYGYGTHKGSSASKEITEAAVLLFYR; the protein is encoded by the exons atgtttttagggATCCTTCTCAGCCTCTCACTGAATGTATGGTTCTGTGAGACTACACAAA AAAACTGTGATACCGACATCAACTCTGAGGCTGCAAAAGTTCTGGGCAGAATGAAGTATGTTGCTCGAAGCTGCAAAGAAATTCGTGACAAGTATCAAGTTAAAGAAG ACGGCCTGTACTATCTGATCTCATCAAGAGGAATCCTTTACCATGCGTTCTGTGATATGACCACTGCTGGCGGCGGCTGGACGCTGGTGGCCAGTGTTCATGAAAACAACATGTATGGAAAGTGCACTGTTGGTGATCGCTGGTCTAGTCAGCAGGGCAGCAACCCAAACCGACCTGATGGTGAAGGGACATGGACAAACAAAGTCACATTCGGAGCTGCAGAGGCCGCTACAAGTGATGATTATAAG aatCCCGGTTACTATGACATTGTGGCACAGGATGTGTCTGTGTGGCATGTTCCTAATAATAGTGAGTTGGAACACTGGACCTCTGCCTCCTTCCTGCGATACCACACTGGAAATCACTTCTTAACCGACCATGGAGGAAACCTTTTCAATTTATTCAAG AAATTCCCTGTGAGGTTTGGAATCGGGACATGCTTGACTGATAATGGACCTGCTATTCCAATAGTGTATGATACTGGAGATGCGATATCAACCAAAAATCTTTATGGTCCTAACTCAAGAG CAAGGTTTGAGCCTGGATTCATCACATTCAGAGTCTTCAATTATGAAAAGGCAGCAATGGCTATTTGTTCAGGCGTTAAACCAAAGGCTTGTCACACTGAACAC TTCTGTATTGGTGGAGGTGGACACTTTCCTGAAGAGGCTCCTAGACAGTGTGGGGACTTTACGAGCTTCGACTGGTATGGTTATGGTACCCATAAAGGCTCTAGTGCTTCCAAAGAGATAACTGAAGCAGCTGTACTTCTCTTTTATCGCTGA